In Marinobacterium sp. LSUCC0821, the DNA window GATTGAGAAGGGTGACATTCGCGCATCGATCCAATTTCCGGATCAGTTGCCTAAGGAGATTGCCCCCTTAGCCTTTGCGCTTAATCGTTTGTTAGCTCGCTCAGCAGCGCAAATAGAGAGATCTCGTACAGGGTTAGGTAATCTCGCTCATGAGTTGAAGAGACCTATACAGAAGTTACGTTGGCTCGCCGCTGATCTAGATTCAAACGAAAACTCAGACAAGGTAATAGCGCTGAGTGAAGAGTTTCAACAGTTGATGGATCGTGAACTTCGCAGAGCTCGCATCTCTGGCACACCGACTCCTGGCAAACTGTTTACTCCTGATGCTGACTTAACCCCTATGGTTGAACTCTTTAAACGCATTTACCCAGCTAAAGCGTTGCGTCTGAAACAGTTGCCGCAATCTGAACTCCCCTATGATCGAGATGATATGCTCGAGCTTATCGGCAATCTGCTTGATAACGCACTCAGGTATGCGAAGACAGAAGCTGAGGTCTCGATCACCTTCTCAAGTGAAAACCACAGCTGGAGTCTCTCAATTGAGGATGATGGTAAAGGGGTGTCACCAGAGAATATGAGTCGTCTAGCGGAGCGGGGCGTTCGCTTAGATGAGGATTCTCCTCTGACAGGATCAGGGCTTGGTATCGCTATTAGTAAAGCGGTAGTTGAGAGTTATTCAGGGAGCATGAGTTTTAGTGATGCATCCATCGGCGGACTTTGCGTTAAAGTCGAATTACCCATCTAAGCTAATTTTGTTTAGACTCACTGAAAACAAAAAATAGACGAGTCGCCTGAATGTCATCATCGAAAACTAAACAGTTCCGTTTAACCTGGTTAATATCAGCTCTGGCTGTCATGTTGTTCGCAGAACTCTTCTTCGTTTTAGATTTCGTAGATGATCTCTATCTGTTCAACTTTTATCTGGTTAACCCTATTTATCACACTAAATTGGAAAACCTATCTTCATTTGCACTGGCGATCGCAATCTTCTTCACCTTTTACGAAATCAAACTCGTGCTGAAAGAGCAGAAGGATGTAAAGACATCTTTAGAGGTGGCCGCAGGTCATTTGAGTGATGTGATAAATACTCAGTTTTCGCAGTGGCAGTTCTCAGCGTCAGAATCTCAAATTGCATTATTGTTGATGAAAGGGCTCTCTTTGCAAGAGATTGCCGACGCTCGTGGGGCGAAAATCGGTACTGTGAAGAGTCAGTGCAGCAGTATCTATCGAAAATCTGAGCTGGCTAATCGCAGTGAATTAGTCTCATTTTTCATGGAAGACCTACTTGTCGCAAATGACGTGAATTAAACCTAAGGTTTATTCAAATAAACATAAGTTTATAGTCAGGTTTAAGCTACTGTTTTAAAAAGAGTGTGCAACCGAAAACAAATATAAGGGGATGCACATGAAGAAGCTCGCTACCATTGGTTTGGCGGTGACTTTAGCGACAGCTAGTCAATTTGCTCTTGCAGATAAGGATATCGACGAAAACACTCCTGGCGCTCAAAAAGCCGTTAATCTTATCGGAATGTGGGTTGATGCAGGCGCGCCTGAAGGAAAATTCAACTACACCGACCTTGGCGGTCGAGACTGGGAAGGGGACTATCAGTCCGATATATTGCCTCTCTTTACTAAACACAATGTATGGGGCGATAACCTACCTGCCTGTGCATCTTGTCACTCGGGTAATACCGAACACTCTCTTCACGAGATGGACCTAACAGGTTACAAAGGGTTGATGATTGGCGGCGATGCGCTATCAAAACCACCGGGTGTTCCTCTCTTAGGTCAGAGCAAATCAGGCTCATCAGATTTCAATTGGAATACTTCAAAGCTTAAAGAGCGTCTAAGAAATAATCGTATGCCGCCTAATATGCAGTTTGATATCTCTGAGACAAACCGTGATGGCCCCTGTGTCGATCTCTCAGGTGATTCGGCTAAGATTCTGACTGGTAAATATGGTTGTGATCTTAACGCCGTTGGTATGATTGGTGCCTGGGTTGAAGGTGGCGCGACTCAAAATGATCCGTTTGAGTACGCTGGCGTTAAGCTGACCTTTGAAAAAGATGTTAAGCAGCTTTTTGTTA includes these proteins:
- a CDS encoding helix-turn-helix transcriptional regulator — encoded protein: MSSSKTKQFRLTWLISALAVMLFAELFFVLDFVDDLYLFNFYLVNPIYHTKLENLSSFALAIAIFFTFYEIKLVLKEQKDVKTSLEVAAGHLSDVINTQFSQWQFSASESQIALLLMKGLSLQEIADARGAKIGTVKSQCSSIYRKSELANRSELVSFFMEDLLVANDVN
- a CDS encoding sensor histidine kinase, whose amino-acid sequence is MLKQGYSIEAQLQSRLTKLLFLLAILLLVPLHLTVRSFVDGIVEQRLGHDAETIITAVSLDPNNQWQLQQERISSIYQRVESGHYFKLQSDQFQALSRSLWDREFNVSSLAPGIVDIAVVINDDQRWMILTQGFKKSDVTFTIAVAEDVTELYHNQWLLELVLLLIMFVVFGFVVWLQRRMVKSGFASLEPVRQAIEKGDIRASIQFPDQLPKEIAPLAFALNRLLARSAAQIERSRTGLGNLAHELKRPIQKLRWLAADLDSNENSDKVIALSEEFQQLMDRELRRARISGTPTPGKLFTPDADLTPMVELFKRIYPAKALRLKQLPQSELPYDRDDMLELIGNLLDNALRYAKTEAEVSITFSSENHSWSLSIEDDGKGVSPENMSRLAERGVRLDEDSPLTGSGLGIAISKAVVESYSGSMSFSDASIGGLCVKVELPI